From Etheostoma spectabile isolate EspeVRDwgs_2016 chromosome 19, UIUC_Espe_1.0, whole genome shotgun sequence, the proteins below share one genomic window:
- the ppargc1a gene encoding peroxisome proliferator-activated receptor gamma coactivator 1-alpha isoform X4, which yields MAWDRCNQDSVWRELECAALVGEDQPFCPDLPELDLSELDVSDLDADSFLGGLKWYNDQSEIISTQYGNDTSNLFEKIDEENEANLLAVLTETLDSIPVDEDGLPSFEALADGDVTNASDQSCPSSPDGSPRTPEPEEPSLLKKLLLAPANSQLSYNQYTGGKAQNHAASSNHRIRPPAVVKTESPWNGKARGGSSQQNRPVRRPCTELLKYLTATDDILLHTKASDAKSTWGGANSRDKSGLGLGASSSSSSPSSSSTSSFSSLSSTSSSSSSTTSKKKSAVPSQQQQQQQQQPPQHHQRGESRAAGECSVAGVGAGKWQRCTHDAGVKESEGASIPVGHRTSTCGHARPKLEHGSPSEEGRPPGDVGRLAAARFISDHKGSPFENKTIERTLSVEISGTPGLTPPTTPPHKASQENPFKASLKTKLSSCSSSALACKRARLSELCPGALAPAPGASGGGPTKKGPEQTELYAQLSKASTTLPYSVTQHSVGVGLEEHRSTSNNKRAVPRSYSDHDYCQASASTKKDGGTVTVTITTAAEMTLTSGANAAPMPTTGKVEDRHVECKDSAIPPSSLSSSSSCSPSSASSGPLAEQVNFASVNGEAARVQELGKQTLTQTSQIPSQEATTDWDQLHSAAISRKLLCDQEIRAELNKHFGPPLKAFYSPGGQKREPGSKPDKAAAPKTLTDGENGSYSQRLPGSSYLHPGFLPFQDELELGEGRESRFLYPWEGTPLDLLFDCPPCSPSCSPPSSCSPSRGSISPPSSLLLSPSRPFCWTSSGSRSRSHSGSRSSSSHYRRRSLSSSPDRRPSSWSRHNNPDPSTIRSRTHKSPHPKSRSPLSRRPRYDSYEEYQHERLKREEYRRDYEKREFERAEQRERQKQKAIEERRVVYVGRLRSDCTRTELKRRFEVFGEIEECAVNLRDDGDNFGFITYRYTCDAFAALENGHTLRRSNEPQFELCFGGQKQFCKSHYTDLDSHSDDFDPASTKSKYDSMDFDSLLREAQHSLRR from the exons ATGGCGTGGGACAGGTGTAACCAGGACTCGGTGTGGAGAGAATTAGAG TGTGCTGCCTTGGTTGGTGAAGACCAGCCCTTCTGCCCAGACCTTCCTGAACTAGACCTCTCAGAGCTGGATGTCAGTGACTTAGATGCAGACAGCTTCCTGGGTGGCCTCAAATGGTACAATGACCAATCAGAGATTATTTCCACCCAGTATGGCAACGATACATCCAATCTCTTTGAG aagATAGATGAAGAAAATGAGGCCAACTTGCTGGCAGTGCTTACAGAGACCCTGGACAGCATCCCGGTGGATGAGGACGGATTGCCTTCGTTTGAGGCCCTGGCAGATGGGGACGTGACCAATGCCAGTGACCAGAGCTGTCCCTCCTCCCCTGACGGCTCTCCACGCACCCCAGAGCCTGAGGAGCCTTCCCTG CTGAAGAAGCTCCTTCTGGCACCCGCAAACTCCCAGCTCAGCTATAATCAATACACAGGTGGCAAGGCACAGAACCATGCAGCCAGCAGCAACCACCGGATCAGACCACCTGCCGTCGTCAAG ACGGAGAGCCCCTGGAATGGAAAAGCAAGAGGGGGCTCCAGCCAACAGAACCGCCCGGTGAGGCGGCCTTGCACTGAGCTGCTGAAATACCTAACAGCCACCGATGACATCCTGCTCCACACCAAAGCCAGTGACGCCAAGAGCACCTGGGGTGGTGCCAATAGCAGGGACAAGAGTGGCCTGGGACTTGgtgcctcttcctcttcctcttcgcCGTCCTCGTCATCCACATCCTCGTTCTCCTCCCTCTCATCaacctcttcttcatcttcctccaccacctccaagAAGAAGTCAGCTGTACCgtctcagcagcagcagcagcagcagcagcagccgccgCAGCATCACCAGCGAGGTGAGAGCCGGGCTGCAGGCGAGTGTAGTGTGGCTGGTGTTGGGGCTGGGAAGTGGCAGCGTTGCACTCACGATGCCGGGGTTAAGGAGTCGGAGGGTGCTTCTATCCCTGTCGGCCACAGAACCTCCACCTGCGGCCATGCCCGCCCCAAACTGGAGCACGGGTCGCCCAGTGAAGAAGGAAGGCCGCCAGGCGATGTGGGCCGCCTGGCCGCCGCTAGGTTTATTAG TGACCACAAGGGATCACCGTTTGAGAACAAAACCATTGAACGCACATTAAGTGTGGAGATTTCTGGAACCCCAG GTCTGACACCACCTACCACTCCCCCACACAAAGCCAGTCAAGAGAATCCTTTCAAAGCATCGCTCAAAACcaagttgtcttcatgttcctCATCGGCCTTGGCATGCAAAAGAGCCAGGCTGAGCGAATTGTGCCCCGGTGCTCTGGCCCCGGCCCCAGGTGCCTCAGGCGGGGGCCCCACCAAGAAGGGTCCCGAACAGACTGAGCTTTATGCCCAGCTGAGCAAAGCGTCCACCACCCTACCTTACTCGGTCACCCAACACTCTGTGGGGGTCGGCCTTGAGGAGCATCGCAGCACTAGCAACAATAAGCGGGCGGTGCCCCGTAGTTACAGTGACCATGACTATTGCCAAGCATCAGCTAGCACTAAGAAGGACGGTGGCACAGTCACTGTTACCATAACTACAGCAGCGGAAATGACCCTCACCTCAGGTGCCAACGCTGCTCCCATGCCTACTACAGGCAAAGTGGAGGACAGGCATGTCGAATGTAAGGACTCAGCAATTCCACCATCCTctttatcatcttcatcttcttgTTCTCCATCATCAGCTTCATCTGGTCCTTTGGCAGAGCAGGTAAATTTTGCCTCTGTGAACGGAGAAGCAGCCCGGGTCCAGGAGTTAGGGAAGCAGACCCTTACACAAACCTCCCAGATCCCCTCACAAGAGGCCACTACTGACTGGGACCAGCTACACTCTGCTGCCATCAGCCGGAAGCTCCTGTGTGACCAGGAAATCAGAGCAGAACTCAACAAGCACTTTGGCCCCCCCTTAAAAGCCTTTTATAGCCCGGGTGGCCAGAAGAGAGAACCAGGCAGCAAACCAGATAAGGCTGCAGCCCCGAAGACACTTACGGACGGAGAGAATGGCTCCTACTCACAGAGGCTGCCTGGCTCCAGCTACCTGCACCCAGGATTCCTGCCCTTCCAGGATGAGTTAGAGCTGGGTGAGGGCCGTGAGAGTCGCTTCCTCTATCCGTGGGAGGGCACCCCTCTGGACCTTCTCTTTGACTGCCCcccctgctctccctcctgtTCCCCACCATCCAGCTGCTCCCCTTCCCGAGGCTCCATCTCCCcaccttcctccctcctcctctcgcCCAGCAGGCCTTTCTGCTGGACCAGCAGCGGCTCCCGCTCTCGTTCCCACTCTGGCTCCCGCAGCTCCTCCTCGCACTACCGGAGGCGCTCCCTTTCCAGCTCACCTGACAGACGCCCCTCCTCCTG GTCTCGTCACAACAACCCAGATCCAAGCACCATTCGTTCCAGGACTCACAAGAGCCCCCACCCCAAGTCTCGATCTCCTCTCAGCCGCAGGCCAAG GTATGACAGCTACGAGGAGTACCAGCACGAGAGGCTGAAGAGGGAGGAGTACCGCCGGGACTACGAGAAGCGGGAGTTCGAAAGGGCcgagcagagagagaggcaaaAGCAAAAAGCAATA GAGGAGAGACGGGTGGTGTACGTGGGGCGACTGAGGTCCGACTGCACCCGGACAGAATTGAAGCGCCGCTTTGAAGTCTTCGGCGAAATTGAAGAATGTGCAGTGAACCTGAGAGACGATGG GGACAATTTTGGCTTCATCACATACCGCTACACTTGTGACGCTTTTGCCGCCCTTGAGAATGGACACACCTTACGCAGGTCAAACGAGCCTCAGTTTGAGCTGTGCTTTGGCGGACAAAAGCAGTTCTGCAAATCACATTACACAGACTTGG ACTCTCATTCGGACGACTTCGATCCAGCTTCCACAAAAAGCAAGTATGACTCCATGGATTTTGACAGCTTGCTGAGAGAGGCCCAGCACAGCCTGAGAAGGTAA
- the ppargc1a gene encoding peroxisome proliferator-activated receptor gamma coactivator 1-alpha isoform X10, with protein MAWDRCNQDSVWRELECAALVGEDQPFCPDLPELDLSELDVSDLDADSFLGGLKWYNDQSEIISTQYGNDTSNLFEIDEENEANLLAVLTETLDSIPVDEDGLPSFEALADGDVTNASDQSCPSSPDGSPRTPEPEEPSLLKKLLLAPANSQLSYNQYTGGKAQNHAASSNHRIRPPAVVKTESPWNGKARGGSSQQNRPVRRPCTELLKYLTATDDILLHTKASDAKSTWGGANSRDKSGLGLGASSSSSSPSSSSTSSFSSLSSTSSSSSSTTSKKKSAVPSQQQQQQQQQPPQHHQRAKPTTLPLPLTPESPNDHKGSPFENKTIERTLSVEISGTPGLTPPTTPPHKASQENPFKASLKTKLSSCSSSALACKRARLSELCPGALAPAPGASGGGPTKKGPEQTELYAQLSKASTTLPYSVTQHSVGVGLEEHRSTSNNKRAVPRSYSDHDYCQASASTKKDGGTVTVTITTAAEMTLTSGANAAPMPTTGKVEDRHVECKDSAIPPSSLSSSSSCSPSSASSGPLAEQVNFASVNGEAARVQELGKQTLTQTSQIPSQEATTDWDQLHSAAISRKLLCDQEIRAELNKHFGPPLKAFYSPGGQKREPGSKPDKAAAPKTLTDGENGSYSQRLPGSSYLHPGFLPFQDELELGEGRESRFLYPWEGTPLDLLFDCPPCSPSCSPPSSCSPSRGSISPPSSLLLSPSRPFCWTSSGSRSRSHSGSRSSSSHYRRRSLSSSPDRRPSSWSRHNNPDPSTIRSRTHKSPHPKSRSPLSRRPRYDSYEEYQHERLKREEYRRDYEKREFERAEQRERQKQKAIEERRVVYVGRLRSDCTRTELKRRFEVFGEIEECAVNLRDDGDNFGFITYRYTCDAFAALENGHTLRRSNEPQFELCFGGQKQFCKSHYTDLDSHSDDFDPASTKSKYDSMDFDSLLREAQHSLRR; from the exons ATGGCGTGGGACAGGTGTAACCAGGACTCGGTGTGGAGAGAATTAGAG TGTGCTGCCTTGGTTGGTGAAGACCAGCCCTTCTGCCCAGACCTTCCTGAACTAGACCTCTCAGAGCTGGATGTCAGTGACTTAGATGCAGACAGCTTCCTGGGTGGCCTCAAATGGTACAATGACCAATCAGAGATTATTTCCACCCAGTATGGCAACGATACATCCAATCTCTTTGAG ATAGATGAAGAAAATGAGGCCAACTTGCTGGCAGTGCTTACAGAGACCCTGGACAGCATCCCGGTGGATGAGGACGGATTGCCTTCGTTTGAGGCCCTGGCAGATGGGGACGTGACCAATGCCAGTGACCAGAGCTGTCCCTCCTCCCCTGACGGCTCTCCACGCACCCCAGAGCCTGAGGAGCCTTCCCTG CTGAAGAAGCTCCTTCTGGCACCCGCAAACTCCCAGCTCAGCTATAATCAATACACAGGTGGCAAGGCACAGAACCATGCAGCCAGCAGCAACCACCGGATCAGACCACCTGCCGTCGTCAAG ACGGAGAGCCCCTGGAATGGAAAAGCAAGAGGGGGCTCCAGCCAACAGAACCGCCCGGTGAGGCGGCCTTGCACTGAGCTGCTGAAATACCTAACAGCCACCGATGACATCCTGCTCCACACCAAAGCCAGTGACGCCAAGAGCACCTGGGGTGGTGCCAATAGCAGGGACAAGAGTGGCCTGGGACTTGgtgcctcttcctcttcctcttcgcCGTCCTCGTCATCCACATCCTCGTTCTCCTCCCTCTCATCaacctcttcttcatcttcctccaccacctccaagAAGAAGTCAGCTGTACCgtctcagcagcagcagcagcagcagcagcagccgccgCAGCATCACCAGCGAG CCAAACCAACCACCTTGCCACTTCCTTTGACCCCAGAGTCTCCAAA TGACCACAAGGGATCACCGTTTGAGAACAAAACCATTGAACGCACATTAAGTGTGGAGATTTCTGGAACCCCAG GTCTGACACCACCTACCACTCCCCCACACAAAGCCAGTCAAGAGAATCCTTTCAAAGCATCGCTCAAAACcaagttgtcttcatgttcctCATCGGCCTTGGCATGCAAAAGAGCCAGGCTGAGCGAATTGTGCCCCGGTGCTCTGGCCCCGGCCCCAGGTGCCTCAGGCGGGGGCCCCACCAAGAAGGGTCCCGAACAGACTGAGCTTTATGCCCAGCTGAGCAAAGCGTCCACCACCCTACCTTACTCGGTCACCCAACACTCTGTGGGGGTCGGCCTTGAGGAGCATCGCAGCACTAGCAACAATAAGCGGGCGGTGCCCCGTAGTTACAGTGACCATGACTATTGCCAAGCATCAGCTAGCACTAAGAAGGACGGTGGCACAGTCACTGTTACCATAACTACAGCAGCGGAAATGACCCTCACCTCAGGTGCCAACGCTGCTCCCATGCCTACTACAGGCAAAGTGGAGGACAGGCATGTCGAATGTAAGGACTCAGCAATTCCACCATCCTctttatcatcttcatcttcttgTTCTCCATCATCAGCTTCATCTGGTCCTTTGGCAGAGCAGGTAAATTTTGCCTCTGTGAACGGAGAAGCAGCCCGGGTCCAGGAGTTAGGGAAGCAGACCCTTACACAAACCTCCCAGATCCCCTCACAAGAGGCCACTACTGACTGGGACCAGCTACACTCTGCTGCCATCAGCCGGAAGCTCCTGTGTGACCAGGAAATCAGAGCAGAACTCAACAAGCACTTTGGCCCCCCCTTAAAAGCCTTTTATAGCCCGGGTGGCCAGAAGAGAGAACCAGGCAGCAAACCAGATAAGGCTGCAGCCCCGAAGACACTTACGGACGGAGAGAATGGCTCCTACTCACAGAGGCTGCCTGGCTCCAGCTACCTGCACCCAGGATTCCTGCCCTTCCAGGATGAGTTAGAGCTGGGTGAGGGCCGTGAGAGTCGCTTCCTCTATCCGTGGGAGGGCACCCCTCTGGACCTTCTCTTTGACTGCCCcccctgctctccctcctgtTCCCCACCATCCAGCTGCTCCCCTTCCCGAGGCTCCATCTCCCcaccttcctccctcctcctctcgcCCAGCAGGCCTTTCTGCTGGACCAGCAGCGGCTCCCGCTCTCGTTCCCACTCTGGCTCCCGCAGCTCCTCCTCGCACTACCGGAGGCGCTCCCTTTCCAGCTCACCTGACAGACGCCCCTCCTCCTG GTCTCGTCACAACAACCCAGATCCAAGCACCATTCGTTCCAGGACTCACAAGAGCCCCCACCCCAAGTCTCGATCTCCTCTCAGCCGCAGGCCAAG GTATGACAGCTACGAGGAGTACCAGCACGAGAGGCTGAAGAGGGAGGAGTACCGCCGGGACTACGAGAAGCGGGAGTTCGAAAGGGCcgagcagagagagaggcaaaAGCAAAAAGCAATA GAGGAGAGACGGGTGGTGTACGTGGGGCGACTGAGGTCCGACTGCACCCGGACAGAATTGAAGCGCCGCTTTGAAGTCTTCGGCGAAATTGAAGAATGTGCAGTGAACCTGAGAGACGATGG GGACAATTTTGGCTTCATCACATACCGCTACACTTGTGACGCTTTTGCCGCCCTTGAGAATGGACACACCTTACGCAGGTCAAACGAGCCTCAGTTTGAGCTGTGCTTTGGCGGACAAAAGCAGTTCTGCAAATCACATTACACAGACTTGG ACTCTCATTCGGACGACTTCGATCCAGCTTCCACAAAAAGCAAGTATGACTCCATGGATTTTGACAGCTTGCTGAGAGAGGCCCAGCACAGCCTGAGAAGGTAA
- the ppargc1a gene encoding peroxisome proliferator-activated receptor gamma coactivator 1-alpha isoform X9: MAWDRCNQDSVWRELECAALVGEDQPFCPDLPELDLSELDVSDLDADSFLGGLKWYNDQSEIISTQYGNDTSNLFEKIDEENEANLLAVLTETLDSIPVDEDGLPSFEALADGDVTNASDQSCPSSPDGSPRTPEPEEPSLLKKLLLAPANSQLSYNQYTGGKAQNHAASSNHRIRPPAVVKTESPWNGKARGGSSQQNRPVRRPCTELLKYLTATDDILLHTKASDAKSTWGGANSRDKSGLGLGASSSSSSPSSSSTSSFSSLSSTSSSSSSTTSKKKSAVPSQQQQQQQQQPPQHHQRAKPTTLPLPLTPESPNDHKGSPFENKTIERTLSVEISGTPGLTPPTTPPHKASQENPFKASLKTKLSSCSSSALACKRARLSELCPGALAPAPGASGGGPTKKGPEQTELYAQLSKASTTLPYSVTQHSVGVGLEEHRSTSNNKRAVPRSYSDHDYCQASASTKKDGGTVTVTITTAAEMTLTSGANAAPMPTTGKVEDRHVECKDSAIPPSSLSSSSSCSPSSASSGPLAEQVNFASVNGEAARVQELGKQTLTQTSQIPSQEATTDWDQLHSAAISRKLLCDQEIRAELNKHFGPPLKAFYSPGGQKREPGSKPDKAAAPKTLTDGENGSYSQRLPGSSYLHPGFLPFQDELELGEGRESRFLYPWEGTPLDLLFDCPPCSPSCSPPSSCSPSRGSISPPSSLLLSPSRPFCWTSSGSRSRSHSGSRSSSSHYRRRSLSSSPDRRPSSWSRHNNPDPSTIRSRTHKSPHPKSRSPLSRRPRYDSYEEYQHERLKREEYRRDYEKREFERAEQRERQKQKAIEERRVVYVGRLRSDCTRTELKRRFEVFGEIEECAVNLRDDGDNFGFITYRYTCDAFAALENGHTLRRSNEPQFELCFGGQKQFCKSHYTDLDSHSDDFDPASTKSKYDSMDFDSLLREAQHSLRR, translated from the exons ATGGCGTGGGACAGGTGTAACCAGGACTCGGTGTGGAGAGAATTAGAG TGTGCTGCCTTGGTTGGTGAAGACCAGCCCTTCTGCCCAGACCTTCCTGAACTAGACCTCTCAGAGCTGGATGTCAGTGACTTAGATGCAGACAGCTTCCTGGGTGGCCTCAAATGGTACAATGACCAATCAGAGATTATTTCCACCCAGTATGGCAACGATACATCCAATCTCTTTGAG aagATAGATGAAGAAAATGAGGCCAACTTGCTGGCAGTGCTTACAGAGACCCTGGACAGCATCCCGGTGGATGAGGACGGATTGCCTTCGTTTGAGGCCCTGGCAGATGGGGACGTGACCAATGCCAGTGACCAGAGCTGTCCCTCCTCCCCTGACGGCTCTCCACGCACCCCAGAGCCTGAGGAGCCTTCCCTG CTGAAGAAGCTCCTTCTGGCACCCGCAAACTCCCAGCTCAGCTATAATCAATACACAGGTGGCAAGGCACAGAACCATGCAGCCAGCAGCAACCACCGGATCAGACCACCTGCCGTCGTCAAG ACGGAGAGCCCCTGGAATGGAAAAGCAAGAGGGGGCTCCAGCCAACAGAACCGCCCGGTGAGGCGGCCTTGCACTGAGCTGCTGAAATACCTAACAGCCACCGATGACATCCTGCTCCACACCAAAGCCAGTGACGCCAAGAGCACCTGGGGTGGTGCCAATAGCAGGGACAAGAGTGGCCTGGGACTTGgtgcctcttcctcttcctcttcgcCGTCCTCGTCATCCACATCCTCGTTCTCCTCCCTCTCATCaacctcttcttcatcttcctccaccacctccaagAAGAAGTCAGCTGTACCgtctcagcagcagcagcagcagcagcagcagccgccgCAGCATCACCAGCGAG CCAAACCAACCACCTTGCCACTTCCTTTGACCCCAGAGTCTCCAAA TGACCACAAGGGATCACCGTTTGAGAACAAAACCATTGAACGCACATTAAGTGTGGAGATTTCTGGAACCCCAG GTCTGACACCACCTACCACTCCCCCACACAAAGCCAGTCAAGAGAATCCTTTCAAAGCATCGCTCAAAACcaagttgtcttcatgttcctCATCGGCCTTGGCATGCAAAAGAGCCAGGCTGAGCGAATTGTGCCCCGGTGCTCTGGCCCCGGCCCCAGGTGCCTCAGGCGGGGGCCCCACCAAGAAGGGTCCCGAACAGACTGAGCTTTATGCCCAGCTGAGCAAAGCGTCCACCACCCTACCTTACTCGGTCACCCAACACTCTGTGGGGGTCGGCCTTGAGGAGCATCGCAGCACTAGCAACAATAAGCGGGCGGTGCCCCGTAGTTACAGTGACCATGACTATTGCCAAGCATCAGCTAGCACTAAGAAGGACGGTGGCACAGTCACTGTTACCATAACTACAGCAGCGGAAATGACCCTCACCTCAGGTGCCAACGCTGCTCCCATGCCTACTACAGGCAAAGTGGAGGACAGGCATGTCGAATGTAAGGACTCAGCAATTCCACCATCCTctttatcatcttcatcttcttgTTCTCCATCATCAGCTTCATCTGGTCCTTTGGCAGAGCAGGTAAATTTTGCCTCTGTGAACGGAGAAGCAGCCCGGGTCCAGGAGTTAGGGAAGCAGACCCTTACACAAACCTCCCAGATCCCCTCACAAGAGGCCACTACTGACTGGGACCAGCTACACTCTGCTGCCATCAGCCGGAAGCTCCTGTGTGACCAGGAAATCAGAGCAGAACTCAACAAGCACTTTGGCCCCCCCTTAAAAGCCTTTTATAGCCCGGGTGGCCAGAAGAGAGAACCAGGCAGCAAACCAGATAAGGCTGCAGCCCCGAAGACACTTACGGACGGAGAGAATGGCTCCTACTCACAGAGGCTGCCTGGCTCCAGCTACCTGCACCCAGGATTCCTGCCCTTCCAGGATGAGTTAGAGCTGGGTGAGGGCCGTGAGAGTCGCTTCCTCTATCCGTGGGAGGGCACCCCTCTGGACCTTCTCTTTGACTGCCCcccctgctctccctcctgtTCCCCACCATCCAGCTGCTCCCCTTCCCGAGGCTCCATCTCCCcaccttcctccctcctcctctcgcCCAGCAGGCCTTTCTGCTGGACCAGCAGCGGCTCCCGCTCTCGTTCCCACTCTGGCTCCCGCAGCTCCTCCTCGCACTACCGGAGGCGCTCCCTTTCCAGCTCACCTGACAGACGCCCCTCCTCCTG GTCTCGTCACAACAACCCAGATCCAAGCACCATTCGTTCCAGGACTCACAAGAGCCCCCACCCCAAGTCTCGATCTCCTCTCAGCCGCAGGCCAAG GTATGACAGCTACGAGGAGTACCAGCACGAGAGGCTGAAGAGGGAGGAGTACCGCCGGGACTACGAGAAGCGGGAGTTCGAAAGGGCcgagcagagagagaggcaaaAGCAAAAAGCAATA GAGGAGAGACGGGTGGTGTACGTGGGGCGACTGAGGTCCGACTGCACCCGGACAGAATTGAAGCGCCGCTTTGAAGTCTTCGGCGAAATTGAAGAATGTGCAGTGAACCTGAGAGACGATGG GGACAATTTTGGCTTCATCACATACCGCTACACTTGTGACGCTTTTGCCGCCCTTGAGAATGGACACACCTTACGCAGGTCAAACGAGCCTCAGTTTGAGCTGTGCTTTGGCGGACAAAAGCAGTTCTGCAAATCACATTACACAGACTTGG ACTCTCATTCGGACGACTTCGATCCAGCTTCCACAAAAAGCAAGTATGACTCCATGGATTTTGACAGCTTGCTGAGAGAGGCCCAGCACAGCCTGAGAAGGTAA